The genomic stretch TGCGGTCTGCCGCCGCGCAGACGGCATCCACAATCTTGCAGCCTTTCTTGATCCCGCTCATAAGGTCTCCTTGTGTTGTTGTATTCGCTGATCCACCAGCACAATAATCTCGTCTGCGTCCGCCGACAGCGCATCCGACAGTGCCTGGATGCAGGCAAAGCGCAGGCGGTCGGCCTCCTTTCCGGCAACGTTCTGCCGGCTTCCGATCAGGGAATCCAGCAGCACATCCGCCAGTTTCGTCTCGTCATCAGTCATCATAGTCTCTGCCGCAGCAGCCGCTTGAGTCGCCGTTCGCTTTCGATCACCTTGCCGGTGTCCTCATCCGTCACACGAAGAAGGCGGTGAACCTCCTGTCGCGGCGAACGCTCACGCAATTCCGCGGAGGTGTATTCCACATCGCCCGCAAGGATCTTCCGCGCCGCGTCTTCGATGGTGGCGGCATCCACACGATACCGGACGCCGTATTCCCATCGTTCGATGGTCTCGATTTCGAAGGTTGGCATGGGTGCTACGTCATCAAGGTAAGTGTCGCCAGGTCCAGCACAACACGCTGGGGAATCTGTTCGTCGTTGACATAGCGCTTGACCAAGTTGCAGAGTACTGCGGCAGCCATTAACGGCGTGTAGCACACGGTTCGAGCTGTACAAGGTTCTTGAAGTGCCGCATCATCCGCGACAATGGACTGCGAATATGCCACTCTGTCTTCCCGCACTTGCGGCCGCACAGCCCACACGATGAGCGTTTCCAGACCCATGCGCGCGTCGAGACAGAGCTTCACTTCCGCCTTTTCCCGCACCGAACGCCAGATGGCGCTACGGCTCGACATGGAGTCCACGGCGCTGATGACCACCTCGCTAAGCTCCTGATCGACGTATCGCTGGGCTATCGCATTGGGAGTGTGGCCGCCGAAATGTTCCATCACCTCGGTCAGAGCAGTGACCTTCTGCTTGCCAATGTCTTCATCCCGGTAGAGCTGGTTCGACCAGTTGTGAGGCTCTACAGTATCGGCATCCCACACTTGTATACCGCAAGCACCCATCTTGCCGAGGAATACAGCCGTGGTGCTGCCTATGGCACCTGCACCGATGAGGGTGATGCCGAGACTTGCAAGGCGGCTCATGTTGATGGCGTCCTGCTGGCGGAGGAAGCGGAGATCGTTGTCCATCAGAAGGGCCTTTCTTCACGGTCAAGGTCCTCCGGATAAAACCAATCCATTTCTTCTTGCAATTCGTCTAGCGTAAGAGCGCCACGGTCATGAGCTGCACGCAGATCTTGCACGTGATCACGTGTATCACGAGACAGAGTTCGGTGTCCGTTCATGCTGAACAAATCCTCAGACACCTTGGCCTTGAACTCAGTCAGACATTGCTCCGCCAGACCGTCTATCAGCGGATAGGCAATCTCGAAAACGACATCGGTCAAATACAGATGACAAGGACTGAATTCGTCAAGACGCATTTGCGCATCATGCTTCTTGTTGACCACAAGCGACAGAAGCCACTCGCCGTTCGCCAGGTTCTCCACGCACTGATCATCTGTGGCAGACCAGAAGACGGACATCCCTGCATGGGAGTGTGCCCACAGGCGAAGCCGTCGAGAATCAATTCCCTTTGCTTCCAGATCTGTCATCAACTGCGCAACCGCTTGAGCATCCATTGTGGTCTCGTCCATCGAACACTTCTGCTTCACGAGAAACAGGTCAGTGACAAGCAAGGCTGTGATTGCGCCACTATCCACGTTGCGGATTTCTTCCACAAGACCGAGGGCCGAGACTTCACCACGAGCTACCTCAGTCCACGTCCACAGCTTCTGCATAGCCACAGCGTCAATCTGTATGCGGATGCCCAATTGCACTGGATCACGCCTGCTATTACGCGACAGCTGCATCAGCAACCTCCTCGCTTTCTTCTTTGGGACGGTTCGGGCAGTCTTCCTCATCGTGATCACAGTACTCGTTGCACCAATCACACCACCAACAATCCGGGCATTCACTTATCGAATGCCCATAATCATCATGCCACGAACAATACTGTTGTTCGTCCTCTTCGGGCTCCTCGTAATCAGGATCCCAACGAACGATTTTTTGGAACGGGTCTGAATCATTGTAGCTCCCCAGGAAGGTACGCACCAACTGGAACAGCCCGAAGAGGTCTAGTTCTCCGGCAAGTCTGCTGACTAAGGCTCCGATATTGCCCCAACAGATGTTATTATCGTCCGTAACGTGAGGCGAGATGTATCCGTTAACCGAAGTCCCACCAGTGATTCTAACCTTTCCAGTGCGTAGGTTGACCTCGACTTCGTAAGGATCGAATCTGTAGTCATAGCCGTCATACGAGATGTTGATCTCGTACGTAGTGCCGGTCACCGACTCATCCTCGAACCTGAAGCACTCATACGTGCCCGGCACGAGCTTCATCAGATCTGCGAACGTGTGATTAGCGCGATTGCGAATCCACTCTGGATCGTGCTTGAACATCTCCAGCAATTGGC from bacterium encodes the following:
- a CDS encoding ThiF family adenylyltransferase encodes the protein MSRLASLGITLIGAGAIGSTTAVFLGKMGACGIQVWDADTVEPHNWSNQLYRDEDIGKQKVTALTEVMEHFGGHTPNAIAQRYVDQELSEVVISAVDSMSSRSAIWRSVREKAEVKLCLDARMGLETLIVWAVRPQVREDRVAYSQSIVADDAALQEPCTARTVCYTPLMAAAVLCNLVKRYVNDEQIPQRVVLDLATLTLMT